In the Candidatus Methylomirabilis tolerans genome, one interval contains:
- the ilvC gene encoding ketol-acid reductoisomerase, with protein sequence MATLYYDQDADLNLLASKTIAIMGYGSQGHAHALNFKDSGLDVIVGLYKGSRSWEKARSDGLKVATCEEAAQSSDIIMMLVPDQTQRQIYQESIERALTPGKTLMFAHGFNIHFHQILPPPTVDVSMIAPKAPGHLVRQVFTEGGGVPALLAIQQDVSGNAKAMGLAYAKGIGCTRAGVLETTFREETETDLFGEQAVLCGGASALVKAGFETLVNAGYQPELAYFECMHELKLIVDLMYQGGLAYMRYSISDTAEYGDYSRGPRVIDERVKAEMRKILGEIQSGAFAREWILENQAGRPGFLAMRNQEADHQIEKVGNELRSMMTWIKKPGAH encoded by the coding sequence ATGGCTACGCTGTATTACGACCAGGATGCTGATCTGAATCTGTTGGCAAGCAAGACCATTGCCATCATGGGGTATGGAAGTCAAGGTCACGCCCATGCGCTGAATTTCAAAGACAGCGGCCTCGACGTGATCGTCGGACTGTACAAGGGAAGCAGATCATGGGAGAAGGCCAGATCTGATGGGTTGAAGGTCGCTACCTGTGAAGAGGCCGCACAAAGCAGCGACATCATTATGATGCTGGTGCCGGACCAGACCCAGCGGCAGATCTACCAAGAGTCAATCGAGAGGGCGCTCACACCAGGGAAGACCCTGATGTTCGCTCATGGTTTCAACATTCACTTTCATCAAATCCTGCCCCCGCCCACCGTGGATGTGTCAATGATCGCGCCCAAGGCGCCAGGCCATCTCGTGCGCCAGGTCTTCACGGAAGGCGGTGGTGTTCCAGCGCTGCTGGCTATCCAGCAGGACGTATCGGGAAATGCGAAGGCAATGGGTCTGGCCTACGCCAAAGGGATTGGATGTACCAGGGCCGGAGTACTGGAAACGACCTTTCGCGAGGAGACTGAAACCGACCTGTTCGGCGAACAGGCCGTGTTGTGCGGTGGGGCCTCCGCCCTGGTGAAGGCCGGATTTGAGACGCTGGTGAATGCCGGCTACCAGCCTGAACTGGCCTACTTCGAATGCATGCATGAGTTGAAGCTCATCGTTGACCTCATGTACCAGGGCGGCTTGGCGTACATGCGTTATTCGATCAGCGACACGGCAGAATATGGGGACTATAGCCGCGGTCCCCGCGTCATTGACGAGCGAGTCAAGGCCGAGATGCGAAAGATCCTTGGTGAGATTCAGTCCGGTGCCTTCGCCAGGGAGTGGATTCTCGAAAATCAGGCCGGCCGACCTGGTTTCCTGGCGATGCGCAACCAGGAGGCGGATCATCAAATCGAGAAGGTAGGTAATGAGCTCCGGTCGATGATGACCTGGATTAAGAAACCAGGGGCTCACTGA
- the ilvN gene encoding acetolactate synthase small subunit translates to MKERTATTPKEVKARHIITLLVENRAGVLARVAALIAAKGYNIDSLTVGETMDPSSSRMTLVVRGDDSVVEQAVKQLNRLIDVIRVTDLTGEEFVERELVLVKVKAKQEAKAEILRIADIFRAKVVDVAPFSYMLELTGAEDKLTAFVELLRPYGIQEFARTGMTVMTRGTKILGKQAEEIGKGAETKKVVGLTE, encoded by the coding sequence CAAAAGAGGTCAAGGCGCGTCATATCATCACCCTGCTCGTTGAGAATCGCGCGGGGGTCCTGGCTCGCGTTGCCGCGCTTATTGCCGCTAAAGGGTATAATATCGACAGTCTCACCGTTGGTGAGACTATGGATCCGTCCAGCTCTCGGATGACCCTCGTGGTAAGGGGGGATGACTCGGTGGTTGAGCAGGCGGTCAAGCAGCTCAATCGACTGATTGACGTCATCCGCGTTACTGATCTTACCGGTGAGGAGTTTGTTGAGCGAGAGCTTGTGCTCGTCAAGGTCAAAGCCAAACAGGAGGCAAAGGCCGAGATCCTCCGGATTGCTGATATCTTTCGGGCCAAGGTAGTGGATGTGGCGCCCTTTTCGTACATGCTGGAGTTAACCGGCGCCGAAGATAAGTTGACCGCCTTTGTTGAACTCCTCAGACCGTACGGGATTCAGGAGTTCGCAAGGACGGGCATGACGGTGATGACCAGAGGCACCAAAATACTTGGCAAACAGGCCGAAGAGATCGGGAAGGGAGCGGAGACAAAGAAGGTGGTCGGGCTCACTGAGTAG